A genome region from Brooklawnia propionicigenes includes the following:
- a CDS encoding SDR family oxidoreductase, with translation MPYNDYRTALVTGASTGMGEAITRCLVAHDITVHAVARNESSLQKLAAELGVIPHALDLRDLDAVAEQLSGLEIDILVNCAGVSRPGNVLDSSADDLDALVDVNLRAILQLARILVPGMVERDLGHVINISSIAGIYNFYGHTAYHATKAAVHQLSRQLRNDTVGRRIRVTEICPGRVETEIFGRNMGGTPEALQEAWETYYEGYESLTTADIVSAVDFAIAAPRHMNVSMMEILPTFQVPGGLVFDRREEPAGE, from the coding sequence ATGCCCTATAACGATTACCGCACAGCGCTGGTCACCGGAGCCTCGACGGGCATGGGAGAGGCCATCACCCGTTGCTTGGTTGCCCATGACATCACCGTTCACGCCGTGGCGAGAAACGAGAGCAGCCTGCAGAAGCTGGCCGCCGAGCTGGGGGTCATCCCGCACGCACTCGATCTGCGCGACCTCGACGCCGTCGCTGAGCAGCTGTCGGGCCTGGAGATCGACATTCTGGTCAACTGCGCCGGGGTGTCTCGTCCGGGCAATGTCCTGGATTCCAGCGCTGACGACCTGGATGCGCTGGTCGACGTGAACCTGCGCGCGATATTGCAGCTGGCCAGGATCCTCGTGCCGGGGATGGTCGAGCGCGACCTCGGCCATGTCATCAACATCAGTTCGATCGCCGGCATCTACAACTTCTACGGGCACACCGCCTACCATGCGACGAAGGCTGCCGTGCATCAGCTCAGCCGCCAGCTGCGCAACGATACGGTCGGACGCCGCATCCGGGTGACCGAGATCTGCCCCGGCCGCGTCGAGACCGAGATCTTCGGACGCAATATGGGCGGCACTCCCGAGGCCCTGCAAGAGGCGTGGGAGACCTACTACGAGGGCTATGAGTCGCTCACCACCGCGGACATCGTCTCGGCCGTCGATTTCGCGATCGCCGCGCCGCGCCATATGAACGTCTCGATGATGGAGATCCTGCCCACCTTCCAGGTGCCCGGGGGCCTGGTCTTCGACCGCCGGGAGGAACCCGCCGGCGAATGA
- a CDS encoding YceD family protein: MNEHQTLDLRSPWVISIHELVRRPGELKEFHREIPAPANVGIEMIGVPEGSPVDVDLRLESVSEGVLATGVVSAELVGECSRCLGEVREERDFDLQELYYYPGRDAEEDALFVVDEYIDLDPPMRDAIVLELPFTPLCREDCLGLCPICGFNLNDDPEHNHGEQIDPRWEGLELFKAD, translated from the coding sequence GTGAACGAGCACCAGACCCTTGATCTGCGGTCGCCGTGGGTCATCAGCATCCATGAGCTGGTCCGCCGCCCCGGTGAACTGAAGGAATTCCATCGCGAGATCCCGGCTCCGGCGAACGTGGGAATCGAAATGATCGGAGTGCCGGAAGGCAGCCCCGTCGATGTCGACCTGCGGTTGGAGTCGGTGAGCGAGGGCGTGCTGGCGACCGGCGTGGTGAGCGCCGAGCTGGTGGGGGAATGCTCCCGCTGCCTGGGCGAGGTGCGCGAGGAGCGGGACTTCGACCTGCAGGAGCTCTACTACTACCCGGGCCGCGACGCCGAAGAGGATGCCCTGTTCGTCGTGGACGAATACATCGATCTCGATCCGCCGATGCGCGATGCGATCGTCCTCGAATTGCCCTTCACGCCGTTGTGCCGTGAGGACTGCCTGGGACTGTGCCCCATCTGCGGTTTCAATCTGAATGATGATCCCGAGCACAACCACGGCGAACAGATCGATCCCCGCTGGGAGGGCCTGGAACTTTTCAAGGCCGACTGA
- the coaD gene encoding pantetheine-phosphate adenylyltransferase, whose protein sequence is MTTSDAVPVRAVCPGSFDPITRGHLDIIHRAASVFSEVIVAVGLNTTKNYMFDFDERLALTADAVADMDNVRVAPIEGLLVDFCKKQGAKVIVKGVRFGSDFDYELQMSQLNRQLSGIETVLLPAGREFGTVSSSMLREVAHNGADISAFVTDAVNRAVLAKVGR, encoded by the coding sequence ATGACCACCAGCGATGCCGTACCGGTTCGTGCCGTATGTCCCGGATCATTCGACCCCATCACCCGCGGACATCTGGACATCATCCATCGCGCCGCGAGTGTCTTCTCCGAAGTGATTGTGGCGGTCGGACTCAATACCACGAAGAATTACATGTTCGACTTCGACGAGCGGCTGGCGTTGACCGCTGACGCGGTGGCCGATATGGACAATGTGCGGGTGGCGCCGATCGAAGGGCTGTTGGTCGATTTCTGCAAGAAGCAGGGCGCCAAGGTCATCGTCAAGGGCGTCCGGTTCGGCTCCGATTTCGACTATGAACTGCAGATGTCGCAGCTCAACCGGCAACTGTCGGGGATCGAGACGGTGCTGCTGCCGGCCGGGCGCGAGTTCGGCACGGTCTCCAGCTCCATGCTGCGCGAGGTCGCCCACAACGGTGCCGACATCAGCGCCTTCGTGACTGACGCAGTCAACCGCGCGGTACTCGCCAAGGTTGGTCGCTGA
- the rsmD gene encoding 16S rRNA (guanine(966)-N(2))-methyltransferase RsmD, translating to MTRIIAGSARGNPLRVPPGERTRPTTDRVREAFFSALATWAGGSGAPADQQLAGIRLLDLYAGSGAIGLEAASRGARDVVLVDSFRPAVEIIRRNAAATKLADRVSVRASDVGAFLGVPPAAPFDVIWLDPPYALAGRELDEVLSRLADGWLARDGLVVVERARRDPAPAWPPELADRWSRHYGETELYFARPAPVSVEEGQ from the coding sequence GTGACCAGGATCATCGCCGGCTCGGCTCGCGGCAATCCGTTGCGAGTGCCACCGGGGGAGCGCACGCGTCCCACGACCGACCGCGTGCGGGAGGCGTTCTTCTCTGCGCTGGCGACCTGGGCCGGGGGCAGCGGGGCACCGGCCGATCAGCAATTGGCGGGCATCCGGCTGCTCGATCTGTACGCAGGTTCCGGCGCGATCGGTCTGGAAGCAGCCAGCCGTGGTGCGCGCGACGTCGTGCTGGTCGACAGCTTCCGGCCGGCGGTCGAGATCATCAGGCGTAATGCTGCCGCCACGAAGTTGGCCGACCGGGTCAGCGTGCGCGCCTCCGACGTCGGTGCGTTCCTCGGGGTGCCTCCGGCGGCACCATTCGATGTGATCTGGCTCGATCCTCCCTACGCGTTGGCAGGCCGCGAGTTGGACGAGGTGCTCTCCCGGCTCGCCGATGGTTGGCTGGCCCGCGACGGGCTGGTTGTGGTGGAGCGCGCCCGCCGCGATCCGGCTCCGGCCTGGCCGCCGGAACTGGCTGATCGCTGGTCGCGGCACTACGGTGAGACAGAACTGTACTTCGCACGTCCCGCACCAGTGTCCGTTGAGGAGGGCCAATGA
- a CDS encoding pyridoxamine 5'-phosphate oxidase family protein — MSDNNSPVTIIPEESCWGYLASQEVGRLGVSSHDVPEIFPINYYVDGESVIFRSAEGSKMDLLALNKNVVFEVDGWTDEGGWSVMVKGIAERITDEDELARARKAPLLPWIPTVKTIFVRVTPTIGISGRHFVFGPEPKQA, encoded by the coding sequence ATGTCTGACAACAACAGCCCGGTGACCATCATTCCGGAAGAATCCTGCTGGGGATACCTCGCCTCGCAAGAGGTCGGGCGGCTCGGTGTGAGCTCCCACGACGTGCCTGAGATCTTCCCGATCAACTACTACGTCGACGGCGAATCGGTCATTTTCCGGTCGGCCGAGGGCAGCAAGATGGACCTGCTCGCGCTCAACAAGAATGTCGTCTTCGAGGTCGATGGCTGGACCGATGAGGGCGGTTGGAGCGTCATGGTGAAGGGCATCGCCGAACGCATCACCGACGAGGACGAACTCGCCAGGGCTCGCAAGGCTCCTCTGCTGCCGTGGATTCCCACCGTGAAGACGATCTTCGTGCGGGTCACCCCGACGATCGGCATCAGCGGACGCCATTTCGTCTTCGGCCCCGAACCAAAGCAGGCCTGA
- a CDS encoding sugar phosphate isomerase/epimerase family protein — protein MWTISGFADEVADDFAAQLEFLNQRGIRFTELRSAWGVRVCDLNDTQVHRIKQMLDDSGIAVSALGTDLGKIRLDDDFGAQLDRARRAADIAWYLETSDVRGFSFFMDGDDDPQACRDEVIDRIGQLVAILDEAQIRYLHENESDVWGATPQRCADLASQMPRLGFGLILDPANYVQANVRPYSDAYPVVQQATRYVHVKDAHLSDGTICVAGEGDGQWPELLAALKNDGYDGFLSVEPHLARQEAFGGFSGADAWTRAHESLIRLLSAADVPYS, from the coding sequence TTGTGGACCATCAGCGGCTTCGCCGATGAAGTAGCAGATGACTTCGCAGCGCAGCTCGAATTTCTCAATCAACGAGGTATCCGGTTCACCGAATTGCGTAGTGCCTGGGGCGTGCGGGTCTGTGACCTGAACGACACCCAGGTGCACCGCATCAAACAGATGTTGGACGACAGCGGTATCGCGGTAAGCGCGCTGGGCACAGATCTGGGAAAGATCCGACTGGACGACGATTTCGGCGCGCAGCTGGATCGCGCTCGCCGGGCCGCAGATATCGCGTGGTACCTGGAGACCTCGGACGTGCGCGGTTTCTCGTTTTTCATGGACGGTGACGACGACCCGCAGGCCTGCCGCGATGAGGTGATCGACCGGATCGGCCAGCTGGTAGCCATCCTCGATGAGGCGCAGATCCGCTATCTGCATGAGAACGAGTCCGATGTCTGGGGTGCCACCCCGCAGCGCTGCGCCGACCTGGCGTCCCAGATGCCCCGGCTGGGCTTCGGACTGATCCTGGACCCGGCCAACTACGTACAGGCGAACGTGCGTCCATATTCTGATGCCTACCCGGTCGTGCAGCAGGCCACCCGCTATGTTCATGTCAAGGACGCCCATCTGTCCGATGGGACGATCTGTGTCGCCGGCGAAGGCGATGGGCAGTGGCCAGAATTGCTCGCTGCTCTGAAGAACGACGGATACGACGGATTTCTGTCGGTAGAACCACATTTGGCCAGGCAGGAAGCCTTCGGAGGCTTCAGCGGGGCCGATGCCTGGACGCGGGCGCACGAGTCCTTGATCCGGCTGCTCAGCGCAGCGGATGTTCCCTATTCGTAG
- a CDS encoding Gfo/Idh/MocA family protein, protein MNDQVRLGVVGVGVQGRLYAELVSTGRAPSLRLSALCSANPKSRSHQDHAATAAGLGVPLFTDYIEMLDSGEVDAVVITVPHFEHPRFAAEAIERGVHVLLEKPAGIYGKQVTRMLDVAAEHPQTTLAMMFNQRANPLFVDLKSMIDSGEFGALRRTSWLLTHWWRPDAYYASSSWRASWGGEGGGVLVNQAPHQLDLWQWLCGAPLRCFARLRFGFRRDIPAEDEVSASLEFPGEASGVFVTCTNDLVGTDRLELSFDKARVLVEDSLRMTIHRFVDDEREIARSISAEDAALVPSGAFDRSVFFSSETREYTSAWGEQHSLLLDNFGKHILDGTPLIAPAEEGLTSVRLANAMHLSAWTGQDIDLTTFDDDLYLAELNKLIEAEGRFPTRA, encoded by the coding sequence ATGAACGACCAAGTTCGCCTGGGTGTGGTGGGTGTCGGCGTCCAAGGCCGGCTGTATGCCGAGTTGGTTTCAACCGGACGGGCGCCGTCGCTACGGTTGAGCGCACTGTGCAGCGCCAACCCGAAGAGCAGATCACACCAGGATCACGCCGCCACCGCTGCCGGGCTGGGTGTGCCGCTGTTCACCGACTACATCGAGATGCTCGACTCGGGTGAGGTGGACGCTGTGGTGATCACCGTCCCGCACTTCGAGCATCCACGATTTGCCGCCGAGGCCATCGAACGAGGCGTGCATGTGCTGCTGGAGAAGCCAGCGGGCATCTACGGCAAGCAGGTGACCCGGATGCTCGACGTTGCTGCCGAGCATCCGCAGACCACCTTGGCGATGATGTTCAACCAGCGCGCCAACCCGCTGTTCGTAGATCTGAAATCCATGATCGACTCCGGTGAGTTCGGGGCGCTGCGGCGGACCTCCTGGCTGCTGACGCACTGGTGGCGCCCGGATGCCTACTATGCCTCCTCATCGTGGCGGGCGAGCTGGGGCGGCGAGGGCGGTGGCGTGCTGGTGAATCAGGCGCCCCACCAGCTCGACCTGTGGCAGTGGCTGTGCGGAGCACCGTTGCGCTGCTTCGCCAGGCTCCGGTTCGGTTTCCGCCGCGACATCCCGGCCGAGGACGAGGTGAGTGCCTCGCTGGAGTTCCCGGGCGAGGCGTCCGGCGTCTTCGTGACCTGCACGAACGACCTGGTGGGCACCGATCGGCTGGAGTTGAGCTTCGACAAGGCGCGGGTGCTCGTCGAGGACAGCCTGCGGATGACGATTCACCGCTTCGTCGATGACGAGCGCGAGATCGCCCGCAGCATTTCTGCCGAGGACGCCGCACTGGTGCCTTCCGGCGCCTTCGATCGGTCGGTCTTCTTCAGCAGCGAGACCCGGGAATACACCAGTGCCTGGGGTGAGCAGCATTCGCTGCTGCTCGACAACTTCGGCAAGCACATTCTCGACGGCACGCCGCTGATCGCCCCCGCCGAGGAAGGGCTCACCAGCGTCCGGCTGGCCAATGCGATGCACCTGTCGGCATGGACCGGGCAGGACATCGATCTGACGACCTTCGACGACGATCTCTACCTGGCCGAGCTGAACAAGCTGATCGAGGCCGAGGGACGCTTCCCGACGCGCGCATAG
- a CDS encoding pyridoxamine 5'-phosphate oxidase family protein, giving the protein MTQIAYTQRACHDQERITDFLRTQRVGVLGLHTDDYPYPVPVNYVWHNDAVYFHGVGSGRKGELLQQAPKVGFTVFVEHGTVTARVACHADTAYLCVMVFGTAQQVTDPAEAADALQALVDKLTPGYYRSTITARMIERYRSGTGGNPVAVFRITPDLVTAKENTATADELFTI; this is encoded by the coding sequence ATGACCCAGATCGCCTACACCCAACGCGCCTGCCACGACCAGGAGCGCATCACCGACTTCCTGCGCACCCAGCGCGTGGGGGTGCTCGGCCTGCACACCGATGACTATCCGTACCCGGTGCCGGTGAACTACGTCTGGCATAACGATGCCGTGTACTTCCACGGCGTGGGTTCGGGCCGCAAAGGCGAGTTGCTGCAACAGGCGCCCAAGGTCGGCTTCACGGTCTTCGTGGAGCACGGGACGGTGACCGCCCGCGTGGCCTGCCACGCCGACACCGCCTACCTGTGCGTGATGGTCTTCGGGACTGCGCAACAGGTCACCGATCCGGCGGAGGCGGCCGACGCTTTGCAGGCGCTGGTCGACAAGTTGACGCCGGGCTATTACCGCAGCACCATCACCGCCCGGATGATCGAGCGCTACCGCTCGGGCACCGGCGGAAACCCGGTCGCAGTCTTCCGGATCACTCCCGATCTCGTGACGGCCAAAGAGAACACCGCCACGGCCGACGAACTCTTCACGATCTGA
- a CDS encoding ATP-dependent DNA helicase RecG: protein MSGPWRTEAFRQLATPLAEVLGAPTSKALAALKLVTVADLMGHLPRRYLSGTETTELGGLEPGEDVALVAKVAEMIAYPAHTPNGRGRLEVKLTDGTGFLRATFFGKDRYTKFWQAQLSKGVKGIFVGKVGAFNYQMQMSHPNFVMLDAQGNIVGRADQAKTSMAHQVSRSGLVGIYPATSKMPTWQIAECADLVLDIVKGIDDPMPAELRSRLGLPQLYEAYRSIHRPDSIEAAERGVDRLKFDEALALQVTMAYRRADAAGHTAAPVLPSDDGLLAAFDQRLPFVLTAGQVEVSEEIFADMARTRPMQRLLQGEVGSGKTVVALRAMLAEVDSGRQAVLLAPTEVLAGQHFESLRSLLGDLGAGQVLGAPENATEIVLLTGSQGAAQRRAALDAIAGGGAGIVVGTHALLSETVSFADLGLIVIDEQHRFGVEQRAVLQGRAELMPHLLVMTATPIPRSIAMTVFGDLEVSTLREIPAGRQDVQTTIVHALVRPAWLERAWQRIGEEVAIGRQVFVVCPRISANDEVVPGDLPNPSVEELSGYLADGPLQGLRIGVLHGRLAAGEKDSVMAAFAAGELDVLVATTVIEVGVDVPNASMMVIMDADHFGISQLHQLRGRVGRGAFPGVCLLVTYTDGTTPADQRLAAVAATRDGFELAEVDLEQRREGDVLGASQAGGRTTLKLLRVLDDAEMLAESREIAEMLVGRDPDKSSDWLADLVTETELRADADFLERS from the coding sequence GTGAGCGGGCCGTGGCGCACCGAGGCTTTCCGGCAGCTGGCCACGCCATTGGCCGAGGTGCTGGGTGCTCCGACCAGCAAGGCGCTTGCTGCCCTCAAGCTGGTCACGGTGGCCGATCTGATGGGCCACCTGCCCCGGCGCTACCTCTCGGGCACCGAGACCACCGAACTGGGTGGCTTGGAGCCGGGGGAGGATGTCGCTCTGGTCGCGAAGGTGGCCGAGATGATCGCCTATCCCGCACATACTCCGAACGGTCGCGGCCGGCTGGAGGTCAAGCTCACCGACGGCACCGGCTTCTTGAGGGCAACCTTCTTCGGCAAGGACCGCTACACGAAGTTCTGGCAGGCGCAGCTCAGCAAGGGGGTCAAAGGGATCTTCGTCGGTAAGGTCGGAGCCTTCAACTATCAGATGCAGATGAGCCACCCGAACTTCGTGATGCTCGATGCGCAGGGCAACATCGTGGGCCGCGCCGATCAGGCGAAGACGTCGATGGCCCATCAGGTGAGCCGCTCCGGATTGGTGGGCATCTATCCGGCGACCAGCAAGATGCCCACCTGGCAGATCGCGGAATGCGCCGATCTTGTGCTCGACATCGTGAAGGGGATCGATGATCCGATGCCCGCCGAGCTGCGCTCTCGGCTCGGGCTGCCACAGCTGTACGAGGCCTACCGGTCGATTCATCGTCCGGACTCGATCGAGGCGGCCGAGCGCGGAGTCGACCGGCTCAAGTTCGATGAGGCGCTGGCCTTGCAGGTGACCATGGCCTACCGCCGGGCGGATGCTGCCGGCCATACCGCGGCCCCGGTGCTGCCATCTGACGATGGCCTGCTCGCCGCTTTCGACCAGCGGCTGCCCTTCGTGCTGACCGCCGGTCAGGTGGAGGTGAGCGAGGAGATTTTCGCGGACATGGCGCGGACGCGTCCGATGCAGCGGCTGCTGCAGGGAGAGGTCGGCTCCGGCAAGACGGTCGTGGCCTTGCGGGCCATGCTCGCCGAGGTCGATTCCGGACGCCAGGCCGTCCTACTGGCGCCGACGGAGGTACTGGCAGGCCAGCACTTCGAGTCGCTGCGGTCCCTGCTGGGCGACCTGGGCGCAGGGCAGGTGCTGGGTGCACCGGAGAACGCTACTGAGATTGTCTTACTGACGGGCTCGCAGGGCGCTGCGCAGCGTCGGGCCGCGTTGGACGCCATCGCCGGTGGCGGGGCAGGCATCGTCGTGGGTACCCATGCGTTGTTGTCGGAGACGGTGTCGTTCGCCGATCTCGGACTGATCGTGATCGATGAGCAGCACCGTTTCGGTGTCGAGCAGCGTGCGGTGCTGCAGGGCAGGGCCGAACTGATGCCGCACCTGCTGGTGATGACTGCGACCCCGATTCCGCGCTCGATCGCGATGACCGTCTTCGGGGATCTGGAGGTCTCCACGCTGCGCGAGATACCTGCCGGACGTCAGGATGTGCAGACGACGATCGTCCATGCCCTGGTACGTCCCGCGTGGCTGGAGCGAGCGTGGCAGCGGATCGGCGAGGAGGTGGCGATCGGACGCCAGGTCTTCGTCGTCTGCCCGCGGATCAGCGCGAATGACGAGGTCGTCCCCGGCGACCTGCCCAATCCGAGCGTCGAGGAGCTGTCGGGCTATCTGGCGGACGGGCCGCTGCAGGGGCTGCGGATCGGAGTGCTGCACGGCCGGCTTGCGGCAGGTGAGAAGGACTCAGTAATGGCGGCGTTCGCTGCCGGTGAGCTCGATGTGCTGGTGGCCACCACCGTCATCGAGGTCGGTGTGGACGTGCCCAACGCGTCCATGATGGTGATCATGGACGCCGACCATTTCGGCATCAGCCAGCTGCATCAGCTGCGTGGACGAGTGGGCCGCGGCGCCTTTCCCGGGGTCTGCCTGCTGGTCACCTACACCGATGGCACGACCCCGGCCGATCAGCGTCTGGCAGCCGTGGCGGCCACCCGTGATGGGTTCGAACTGGCAGAGGTCGACCTGGAACAGCGCCGCGAGGGCGATGTGCTGGGTGCCTCCCAGGCCGGTGGCCGCACCACCCTGAAGCTGCTGCGAGTGCTGGACGATGCCGAGATGCTCGCCGAATCCCGCGAGATCGCCGAGATGCTGGTCGGGCGTGATCCGGACAAGTCCAGCGACTGGCTGGCCGATCTGGTCACCGAAACCGAGTTGCGGGCCGATGCCGACTTCCTGGAGCGGTCCTAG
- the rpmB gene encoding 50S ribosomal protein L28 encodes MAAVCEVCGKGPGFGHNVPWSKKKTNRRWNPNIQRVRAVVNGAPQRLNVCTGCLKAGRVTR; translated from the coding sequence ATGGCTGCCGTGTGTGAGGTTTGCGGTAAGGGCCCAGGCTTCGGGCACAACGTCCCCTGGTCGAAGAAGAAGACCAACCGGCGCTGGAACCCGAACATCCAGCGGGTGCGTGCAGTCGTGAATGGTGCTCCCCAGCGCCTGAATGTGTGCACCGGCTGCCTGAAGGCCGGCCGCGTCACTCGCTGA
- a CDS encoding ribonuclease J produces the protein MSALQTPPRLAPDTLRIIPLGGLGDIGRNMTVFEINGKLLVVDCGVLFPEDDQPGVDLILPGLDYLDDRLDDIVGLVLTHGHEDHIGAVPYLLRRRQDIPLYGSKLTLAFVDGKLREHRLRDTAMYHQVVEGDTVVAGPFELEFFAVNHSIPDALAVAIKTSAGVVLHTGDFKMDQLPLDKRITDLRGFARLSSDERGVDLLMADSTNADVAGFTLPEKDIEPALERVFGQAPQKLVVACFASHVHRVQQILNLAVRHGRKVVYVGRSMVRNMTTAQELGYLKVPGGTLIELNDIEQYPEDQVVVISTGSQGEPLSALARMANREHPIVQVGSGDTVLLASSLIPGNENAVYRVINGLTRLGVTVVHKGNALVHTSGHASAGELLYTYNVVKPRNALPVHGEARHLVANAKLAQATGIPADHTIVAEDGDVIDLADGIARRTGRVDASYIFVDGTTVGDVTETSLTDRRILGEEGFISVIAAVDLRSQTIVAGPDINARGFLEDPTIFDSITEDIRGALNDALEEGVDDPHRLQQLVRRVIGRWVSRTYRKRPMIVPVVIAV, from the coding sequence ATGAGTGCACTTCAGACGCCGCCCAGGCTGGCCCCCGACACCTTGCGCATCATCCCACTCGGTGGGCTCGGCGACATCGGCCGAAACATGACCGTCTTCGAGATCAACGGCAAACTGCTGGTGGTGGACTGTGGGGTCCTGTTCCCCGAGGACGACCAGCCCGGCGTCGATCTGATCCTGCCCGGGCTGGATTACCTCGACGATCGGCTGGACGACATCGTCGGCCTCGTGCTCACCCACGGCCACGAGGATCACATCGGCGCGGTGCCCTACCTGCTGCGCCGCCGCCAGGACATCCCGCTTTACGGCAGCAAGCTGACCTTGGCGTTCGTGGACGGCAAGCTGCGCGAACACCGGCTGCGCGATACCGCCATGTATCACCAGGTGGTCGAGGGTGACACGGTGGTCGCCGGCCCGTTCGAGCTGGAGTTCTTCGCGGTCAACCATTCGATCCCGGATGCGCTGGCCGTCGCGATCAAGACCAGCGCCGGCGTGGTGTTGCATACCGGCGACTTCAAGATGGATCAGCTGCCGCTCGACAAGCGGATCACTGACCTGCGCGGGTTCGCGCGGCTGTCCAGTGATGAGCGGGGGGTCGACCTGCTGATGGCCGACTCCACCAACGCCGATGTGGCCGGCTTCACCCTTCCCGAGAAGGACATCGAGCCCGCACTGGAGCGGGTCTTCGGCCAGGCTCCCCAGAAACTCGTGGTGGCCTGCTTCGCCTCGCACGTGCACCGTGTGCAGCAGATCCTCAATCTGGCCGTGCGGCATGGCCGCAAGGTGGTCTATGTCGGGCGCTCCATGGTTCGCAATATGACCACTGCGCAAGAACTCGGCTACCTGAAGGTGCCCGGCGGCACGCTGATCGAGCTGAACGACATCGAGCAATACCCCGAAGACCAGGTGGTGGTCATCTCGACCGGTTCGCAGGGTGAGCCGCTCTCGGCTCTGGCGCGGATGGCCAATCGGGAACACCCGATCGTCCAGGTCGGCTCCGGCGACACGGTGCTGCTGGCGTCCTCGCTGATTCCGGGTAACGAGAACGCGGTCTACCGGGTGATCAACGGGCTGACCAGGCTGGGCGTGACGGTGGTGCACAAGGGCAATGCGCTCGTCCACACCTCGGGGCACGCCAGCGCAGGTGAACTGCTCTACACCTACAACGTCGTCAAGCCGCGCAATGCGTTGCCGGTTCATGGCGAAGCCCGGCACCTGGTGGCCAATGCCAAGCTTGCTCAGGCGACTGGTATCCCCGCCGATCACACGATCGTGGCCGAAGACGGCGATGTCATCGACCTGGCTGATGGCATTGCCAGGCGCACCGGGCGGGTGGATGCGTCCTATATCTTCGTCGACGGCACGACCGTTGGCGATGTCACCGAGACTTCGCTGACCGACCGCCGGATTCTCGGTGAGGAAGGCTTCATCTCGGTCATCGCGGCCGTCGATCTGCGCTCCCAGACCATCGTCGCCGGACCCGATATCAACGCCCGGGGGTTCCTGGAGGATCCGACGATCTTCGATTCCATCACCGAGGACATCCGGGGTGCGCTGAACGATGCCCTGGAAGAAGGCGTGGACGATCCGCATCGGCTGCAGCAGCTGGTGCGCCGGGTGATCGGACGCTGGGTCTCGCGCACCTACCGCAAGCGTCCGATGATCGTGCCCGTGGTGATCGCGGTCTGA
- a CDS encoding ABC transporter substrate-binding protein: MTHSSSARSPRAIVGALLLAAMLAACGAPNDSASSQPAQSPGASGFPVDVVSGATGSTDTITVDQRPEAIVSLSPTATESLFAIDAGAQVVAVDEQSNYPAEAPVTQLSGYTPNVEAILNYSPDLVITAMPDPDTVASLAAAGVPTLALPPASTLDEAYDQLARLGQATGNTDQAAALVADMKSRIEQAVSAAPDLSGVSYFHELDPTLYTVSSSSFIGEIYGLFGMKSIADAAPGGDAFPQLSEEFVVDANPDVILLADAQCCGVTPESVAQRPGWAEVRAVQQNQVFVLNADIVSRWGPRVVDFVESISSYASQLNLEHA; encoded by the coding sequence GTGACTCATTCTTCTTCTGCGCGATCACCGCGTGCCATCGTGGGCGCGCTGCTGCTCGCGGCGATGCTGGCGGCGTGTGGAGCGCCGAACGATTCGGCCTCGTCCCAGCCCGCCCAAAGCCCCGGCGCGTCCGGATTCCCCGTCGACGTGGTCAGCGGTGCCACCGGGTCGACCGACACGATTACTGTCGACCAGCGTCCGGAGGCGATCGTCTCGCTCAGCCCCACGGCGACCGAGTCGCTGTTCGCCATCGACGCCGGCGCCCAGGTCGTCGCTGTGGACGAGCAGTCGAACTATCCCGCCGAGGCTCCCGTCACGCAGCTGTCGGGATACACGCCCAACGTCGAGGCGATCCTCAACTACTCCCCCGATCTGGTCATCACGGCGATGCCCGATCCCGACACCGTCGCCAGTCTGGCAGCCGCGGGCGTCCCCACTCTGGCGTTGCCCCCTGCGAGCACCCTGGACGAGGCCTACGATCAGCTCGCCCGTCTCGGCCAGGCCACCGGCAATACCGATCAGGCCGCAGCACTCGTGGCGGACATGAAGTCCCGGATCGAACAGGCCGTGTCTGCCGCTCCCGACCTGAGCGGTGTCAGCTACTTCCACGAGTTGGACCCAACGTTGTACACCGTGTCCAGCAGCAGTTTCATCGGCGAGATCTACGGGCTGTTCGGCATGAAGAGCATCGCGGACGCCGCCCCGGGCGGTGACGCATTCCCCCAGCTGTCCGAGGAGTTCGTGGTCGATGCCAACCCCGATGTGATCCTGCTTGCGGACGCCCAATGCTGTGGGGTCACTCCCGAATCGGTCGCCCAGCGTCCCGGCTGGGCCGAGGTGCGCGCCGTCCAGCAGAACCAGGTCTTCGTCCTGAACGCCGATATCGTCAGCCGCTGGGGTCCGCGCGTCGTCGACTTCGTTGAGTCCATCTCCTCCTACGCATCCCAGCTGAATCTCGAACACGCATGA